The Vigna radiata var. radiata cultivar VC1973A chromosome 6, Vradiata_ver6, whole genome shotgun sequence DNA segment aactattaactgaactatAAATTgtactaactgaactattaactgaactgtaaactgaactaaactattaattgaattgtaaattagactaactgaactattaactaaattgtaaactacactaattttaactaaattacaatataaactgaactgaactagtaactatactaattttaaactgaattgtactaatttttaaactaaatagtataacaatacatgttctttttaattgaaaattattttaNNNNNNNNNNNNNNNNNNNNNNNNNNNNNNNNNNNNNNNNNNNNNNNNNNNNNNNNNNNNNNNNNNNNNNNNNNNNNNNNNNNNNNNNNNNNNNNNNNNNNNNNNNNNNNNNNNNNNNNNNNNNNNNNNNNNNNNNNNNNNNNNNNNNNNNNNNNNNNNNNNNNNNNNNNNNNNNNNNNNNNNNNtttatttttattgataaaaatataaattttgtgataaaaaagttgttttaaaaaacttaattattatttttttatgtgaacaattatttttattaatattttattattaaataaagtttttttgacaagatgaaacaattgaactgaaattagagaagatgtaagaNtagatacagttctcacagttaactgaactgtaactgttatcagtttagtttttaaaaactgaaccataagatattatactgaactgttactagaaatggatcagttatttttagtacaatagagtacagttaactgcagtacagtatagatcagttatttttgccAGCCCTAGTCATATTGTGTCAATTTCCTTATTGTTTGTCATGTTATGCTTTTCTCTTGTTCTTTAAGTTCTTAAGGTCCCTTGTTTGTGTAGAACCATTCATGTGATACTTGTAAAAGATACTCCAATTGTAAAGTTAGTggataattgatattttaacaattaatgatGTGATGCATGTTATGTGCATGTATATGAAATTCATATCTTAGACCTTTATTCATAGTGTTTTTATGAGCTTTTACCTTTTTATCGACCTAATAACGGTCTAATCATACCTTAACTAACATTAACATGTTGATTCTTTATTaccattattaatttaaacattCTATAATCGGTCAGTCGTGTCATTCGGTCGATGTAGTTAATCACAGGGTATTTCCCAAAGGTTGGCCCTAAGTGGGCGACCAAGAGCAGTCAAATCAAATGAACTCCCCGAGTAGTCGCCCAATAGTACCAAAAAAcctaaaaagtgattttataaGAATATCTTACTTTCATTATTATGTACGCTTTGTTCGTTTTGGGATGATGTACTATACACGATGATTTGAGTTGATGAAATTATGGTTTAATTTACGTTTGTTTTCATGTATTTCGAAGCGATGATTTGCGGGATGCAtagatatttcatttttaattgatagGAAAGATTTAAGAGTGATTATAGTGAAAAGACATTTTATCCCATTTAATTAcaactgtcaaaatgggtcacagtCCACAGGCCAACCCGGTTCACCACGGGTTCgagttgggttgggtttgaaaaaattgtatttttttatgtgggtcagatttcaacctagCTCATTTAAACTTAgctcatttaaactcggctcatgcagattgaacccgtggtgggccaggTTTGCCCACCAACCCActcacctaattttattttattaaaattcaattttaattttataaaaagatatttattattttttgtgcttgaaataattatttaagatcCCTATTTGTAAAATcgaagtaaaatttgtttagatttaaattatagaaattttatatttttttttctaaaaaaacttGCATTTAAGTGAGCGagtgaaccaacccgtttacccactaGTCCGTGGTGGGTTGAGCcgagtttgaatttttctgactcgctaataaatgaactggttaggttgactcactaagtgaccaacccgtgatcAGGTCGGGTAACCTGTTTTGATAGTTATACCAAATGTAACACCCCGATTTTCGAGATACCACGATgtaaaaattttcacaaaatatttcgATAAAACAATTCTTTAAGGCAATCAAACTATATTTGAATGAAAACAcgaaaacaaaacataattataaacattgtctaaaattctataatatcattgttacataaaaatatcaagtctgaaaagttttaaacataataagTAATTAATCCCAATATAAAAATCCCAACTTTTGTCAACTACATCGATCCGGCCTTTATCTACAACGCCATGTACTCCCGTACATCGTAATtgaaaaccacaaccacaacatgcaAGGGTGAACAACcacaaatatcataatatacaaaatatcataacatgttaaacacaaaataatataacCATACAACATATTCCATCGCAATGATCGATTCTAATAAACGAGGAAATCCATTCCAACTCTGAGATTGgttgattttaataattataataatgaaattaatattaagtataaataatcaaaaataataattatattttttttattattctgtGAAATCTTCACAATGCTTTTATTAGCTTTCAcacgtaatcgattaaaatttcAGTATAACCGATTAAAGCTTCTATGGGAAcatcttataatatttaatttacaatttaatacatatattattcaatacatagattttttttatatatcttcaattttttaattataataaactaagtataatttgataatcttcatgttttatcaattaaaacatttttttaatataacacaTTAGTCAATCATTAACaaaccttattttaaaattcaatctcAATCACCtctaaatatcttaaaaaaaaaaaccctacataatttactttcaattttctttaaattcatcTACTCTCTCAAGGGAGAACACACCCTTAATTTTTTGTTGCTTGATATTTAGTAAAAACtctataattaacattaattattatataatatttatgcataacatttattttaaactaaattatgcaacatttatataaatgctaagttttatttaaaaatgaaaatatatttcaaaatattaattacaatatgaaaccatatttaatataaattataaaatttaaaatattttataagaatattatagagattttaaattatattaaatcatattaattatacattaaattttatagtatTATATGTCATTTGACATTACgttatacttaaaataaaattatattttttttataagtataacatcaatatgttataaatataaacttcattaaattattaattacaaatagaattttgtttcaattagtGATAACTTGATCTGTCCATTTATTGATTTCCGCAACATCAGTAAATACCCGCAGAGCACAGAGCTTCTGATCCGCAAGCTTCCAATACGAACAAAACCTCGAGTCAGGACCCAAATTAAATAGCCGTTGCTGGCCCAAATACTTGTTGTCAGACAGATTGGGCCGAAGGATCATTAACCGGCCCACAAATTCGAGACCTTGTAAAATTCCATATAACCACAGCCATCCATTAGGTTTCCGAATCAGCGTGCTCCGTCCCGTCCTATAAATTGAAGCTACTTTCATTTTGTTCAGTAAAACCCTAGTTTTCGTTTACAGGTTCCCTCTTCTCCACCTttctctttattcttttctctctcaatcTGTATGTTTTGTCTCTGTGCTTGTTCTACAAGACGCCAATTGATGAATCTTTCGAAATGTTGAGTACTCAAACTTTGATTTGAGTGCGATGAATACTTTTCATTGAATAGGAAGATCTGATGCCGCATTCGTACATTTCGATTTTCTTTGCcgcttttttatttatacttgtGCAACcttctttgttttttcaatCATTATTTGAAATGGTTTTAATCACTGTTTTTGTCAATCTTTACGATAGGCAAAGTTTGTATCTGATTAATTGGTGCAGTGGTCAATGATGCAGATATCATAACTAGCTGAAATGCGATTTTTCGCATTTTTGTGGAAAATTTTGAACTAGGACGGTCTGAGGCTACTGAATCcgatttaaaataatgttttctttttctattgaaTTGTCTGTGTTTTGATGTTTATCATTACCATCATTTGTTACTGGTTGTCAATCTTCGAATTAAGCAGCGCTGTGGATGATGAGAAGTATGAAATTTACAGTTATCCCTGGCTGATATAGCAGGTGATGAAAATTTGTAATCTGACGCAGTCTTGCTTCCAAGAAGTAGGTGTTTTAGTTTGTGATTGCAATTTTTGTGGTTGGTCGTGGTTTTTTTTGCCTTTAATAAAATTCCTTATtatgaatcattattttctttaacttaaCAGACAGTTGAAGTCTTTGAAATCTGGTTTTGAAATATGAACTATTTCAATCAGTATTGAATGATAACTTTGTATTTATATGACAGGCAATctaataaattacaattaacaTACTTTAAGCATTCAATATATTCCGACTCCAACAAAAAGAGTTTGAAATATCTTATAACTCTTCAACATTTTAcatattgtttgtttattttcaatGATTATTCTTTAatcacaaatttaattaatttactaaTACCAATTAAAATACTACGTTTTTACATAGATATCTCACTTTTATCATAAAGTGCGTTTGTGATTGGTATTTGgtaaaaatgagtttaaataTTAAAGGTTCCTTGatttctatatataattatcaattttaaactaaattatacagATTCTGGTCTCATTTGCATATTAagatatgtttaaaaaaataaaaaattgttattaaaatattaattatgaataagaaatcatatttaatttaaattatcagttattattaatttacatcatttataatattttataatataattatagatactttataattatattaaatatttttaattagagatTAATTTTCTTAGTATTGTATACTATTTGATaccattatatatttaaaatagtgaaAGATAATATTagcatattataattataagatattttaatttgttttttttaacatctCATTGTTCTTAAATTCTCTTTACAATTTTACAAGTAAGAAATTCCAAAGACCCACACCTTAATAAATTTTGACTTATTTGTATGGagaatttttgttttcagaacagaaacaaaaatttgTTGTTCTCATGAACCAatcctaaattttattattacgtGATGATTACGTGATTGTACTCTGTAATGAATGATGTcaacttaattttgttattgaatTATGCCAATATGGATgagtttttaattgatgtgatatttttaatatagtttttcataaattttaaataatattaataaatataataactttataatattaataaattatatttcgcACTATTATTTGAGCATACGAACAAAAAGCTAAACAAATGTTTTCTTCACCTTGAAAATTTTGTATTCAAGAATTTTAAGATacgtatatataaattttgtatttatttaatactataaattataattattgtctcttcttacattcatttttaaaatatatatttctgtaACAAACTTTgagatgataaataatttttgtattgaatctTATAAGGTTAATTAAATACAGCAtgtattttatcataaaattattcacatatcaaacatataaaaattgaataatttattacaacattatatttaattagtctcatattacaaaataagtttaagattaaaaaaaggcttaatacctttGTTAACTAATCTCCTTTTAGTCTAtttgcaacagtctcaatttagtcacaatttttgaaaatatgtacACATTATATCTCCGTTAAGTGATAGTAAACGGCGTTAAGTGTTGTTCACgtggtgttattttttttttaagtggcAATTGGGATTTAGGGATTTTGGTTCCTCTCAGAGCACGTGCTCAAGAGCCTTAAGGACTccatcaaaaccctaaaatcttTCCTTGATGCTTATGGTGGAAACGCTTGGAATCATGCAGAGGTGTGTTGATTCTGTGGTTTCCAGAGCTTCGTCCGCGGATCCTGCATTGTTCGGATGGCCAGTGAGTGACGCCACTACTGCTTCCAAACAGGTCCTCTGGAATGGAATTGACGGTTCAGGAAGAAGAAAGGCCGGCACCGGTCATGACGATTCTTGGTTTGAAGATCTGGCGCTTTTGCGTTTGCCTCTGTTCAAGAGATTGATTCTTGCGATGAAAACTGCGGAGCTGAGTCCTAAGATTATTGAAACATGCGTGATGTATTATGCTAAGAAGTACATTCCTGGTGTTTCAAGATCGAATCGGAAGCCATTGCCGTTACCTTCGTTGTCGTCATCCGTTGCGACAGAACGTAGCAGAAGGAGCTTCTGGAGACGCTGGTTTCAAATCTTCCACTTCAGAAGAGTTCGAAGGCCGCAACAGCGATGAGGTTTTTTTTAGGATTGTTACGAACAACGAATATACTGAGCATAAATAGTCGCTAGAATCAAAAGGGGTTGCGTTAAAATGGGATAGAGATTGAGGTTGTAGTTGTTGGGTTGTGAGTGTGAAGGGAATAAAGAGATAATTGATGACGACGATTTCGATTAATAGCCCATAGACAAGTTCGTCATTTGCTCTGTGTTTGTTTGGTCtgaatatattgtttaaattgaTTGGTGAGGAAGGAATTACGAAATTGGTGTTGGTCAGTGGTAATGGATGTCACATTGGATGCTTAAAGGCTCCTAGTTATTGATATTTGGTGGTGCTGCCattttatattgtgttttttaTCATTGTGTTTTCCACTCACTCGTCTGATTCAGAGATGCACACATTATTGGAGATGACTATGGTGGTTTACGGAAAATAAATTTTccaggaaaaataaaaattgtaacgATGACCCTTTGTGTTAATGGAGGTTTTAGTTTAAGAGGAAGAAAGGGTGTGTGTATGGGGAATGAGGGTTTGAGGGTGGGAATGGAAAGGAAGCATGGTCGGAGGAGTGAGTGATCACTGATTGATtgagggaagaagaaggaacacCGCCACAtggatttaataattttaaaacataaaacaaaaatacaagtcAGCTCAAATTAACGTcgtctgctaccacttaacggatgtgatacaatgtgttcatattttcaaatattgtgACTAAATTTAGACTGTtgcaaacttgaggaccaaaataAGACTAGTTGACAAATAAGAGGACCAatagaggtattaagccttaaaaaaaagaatttgagaGCGAAAAGGTAAAGAACAATGGAGAATGGTGATGATACTTGAGTTTTGTAACGCATCAAAAGTGCATTAGAGAAAACAATACCTagacacaaaaaaataaaactgattAGTTTTAGAAACCAAAAGTAACTCAAGAACacccaaaaaaaatataaaaacaaacgAACAAATGAAAGACCATTCAGAAGGAGTTCAATCCACGTCAATGGTGACAATGATGAGACATTGGAGGCAATGACCACAACGTTTGGAATCAATGCAGTATTATTAGCCAACAGGAGGGGTTCGAGAGTAgtaaagaaacataaaaagaaattgttaaggATTTTATGAATTTGTACTTTTTCTTACCACTCTAAAGACATATTGCCctagttattttaataatcagaGCAATATCTATTGTTTGGTCTCGATTCTCCTAACAACCGATGTCAAAAACATtgtgaaatatttaaaagataaaagttttGGAGCCATTTCTAGCTTTTAACTCACCTTTGGCCTCTGTTATTCGTAAAATCGAAACAAAAGGAGTTTATGACATCAGTTTTCTGAGCAACCAATATCACAGGATCCCTTTAGAATTTGAACAGTCTAAAGTTCCTTTTGGAAGGTACAAAGTCAAAATCATATGACAACAGTTCTGTAAAGAAACAAGACGAGACAGTAAATCATGATAAGTGTGTAATgagttgaaaaatttaaatttgttcttttataACCCATCTTTGGGCTCAATTGTTCATTTATCAATGCTAAAAGGGATTCCTAACAAAAACTTGTAAACTTGTAAAAATTGCAAGATGTCATTGcacatttttatgtttttgttgaaatCAAAGTCTAAGCACATTAGAAACCTATTTTTGTATTAGTGACACtttgataaattttgatatatctgtatgcagaaatttttgtttttaggaCAGATgcaaaatttattattcttatgaACCAATCTTAATTTTTACGAGTATTAGATTTTATGATTATGTGAGTTCACTTTCTAATGAATAGTACAtgtcaatttaattttatcattttagttattacaacttttgtttataatataaaatacacaaaatacacgtatttatatattataaatttgtcttatttttaactaatgcgaaaattttaatatatttatgagaTATAAGTGTAAATAGCGTTTCCATAATGAGTGACACACAGTAAGTTAAAAGAACAAAacttcattaaaatatattttaaatgacctgctatgataattaaaaatatgaattttaaatctaaattaatattaaaaatgaatataataaaatcttagCACGTTTATGATAAATcaatactataataataataacatattattaactAAGTAACCATATATTTAGttgatatatgatataaaaaatatttatgatatcaatatattatatgaCCTTGTGAGATTTAAACAATCcttctttaatatatttgtatattaacACTAAAGTgaatattaacaaatataagtAGCGATatgcaaataattttatatatccaataaataatacatataattaaaatatgtttcacgtatcattattataattctttaaaataaattttaaatccatCTTAATATAAGTATAACACGAGTTTTAcattacttatatatttatgggttaaa contains these protein-coding regions:
- the LOC111241899 gene encoding BTB/POZ domain-containing protein At5g66560-like: MLMVETLGIMQRCVDSVVSRASSADPALFGWPVSDATTASKQVLWNGIDGSGRRKAGTGHDDSWFEDLALLRLPLFKRLILAMKTAELSPKIIETCVMYYAKKYIPGVSRSNRKPLPLPSLSSSVATERSRRSFWRRWFQIFHFRRVRRPQQR